Proteins found in one Anopheles aquasalis chromosome 3, idAnoAquaMG_Q_19, whole genome shotgun sequence genomic segment:
- the LOC126576144 gene encoding 39S ribosomal protein L42, mitochondrial: MAFLGRVFCRKNHFLTLKKYENVQVAQGNPQSLVQKVGVAEGGQVFVAWHPKPDFPYELSRPLEVVVPEPTANLVRDDIIQNSRAALKSKHPEFVREELSKLTFTCKHRWFPRARDKRAKKTPMDRPYL, from the coding sequence ATGGCCTTCCTCGGACGCGTTTTTTGCcggaaaaaccattttctcaCGCTGAAAAAGTACGAAAATGTGCAAGTGGCACAGGGAAACCCGCAGAGTTTGGTGCAGAAAGTAGGCGTCGCCGAGGGTGGTCAAGTGTTCGTTGCCTGGCACCCCAAACCGGACTTCCCGTACGAGCTCAGCCGGccgctggaggtggtggttccggAACCGACGGCCAACCTGGTGCGGGATGACATAATCCAGAATAGCCGGGCGGCCCTCAAATCGAAGCATCCGGAGTTTGTGCGGGAGGAGCTGAGCAAACTTACATTCACCTGCAAGCACCGCTGGTTCCCCCGGGCCCGTGACAAGCGGGCCAAGAAAACACCGATGGATCGGCCGTATCTGTAG
- the LOC126576743 gene encoding uncharacterized protein LOC126576743 has protein sequence MEPYVRLAFVVIAIVAVWPGACCASELASLRSETTAVEPRYDRYYDIFGYWWPWFSDLSTVIMIKLKIWIILVAMLVFGDGYYWSKTSGPSIFEKSQWAQGPGWGRRKRRSIEQTDAADPSLAEQIFDSLDISDDTCRKWVVCELYLEAKRVPAVWQTLNSQGAEVFRAYRSKSTTLTSSAECRKHYPCSSMQQQRDQAADEEDWRWPRYF, from the exons ATGGAGCCGTACGTACGATTGGCATTTGTCGTAATCGCTATTGTCGCTGTGTGGCCAGGGGCTTGTTGTGCATCGGAACTCGCGTCGCTCCGTTCGGAAACGACTGCAGTTGAGCCAAGATATGATCGGTATTACGACATTTTTGGATATT GGTGGCCCTGGTTTAGTGATTTATCGACGGTGATCATGATCAAGCTTAAAATATGGATCATTCTGGTAGCGATGCTCGTTTTCGGTGATGGCTATTACTGGTCCAAGACAAGCGGGCCGAGTATCTTCGAGAAAAGCCAGTGGGCCCAAGGACCGGGCTGGGGTCGAAGGAAACGCCGGTCCATTGAACAAACGGATGCTGCAGATCCGAGTCTAGCTGAGCAGATCTTCGATTCGCTGGACATTAGTGATGACACGTGCCGGAAGTGGGTCGTTTGTGAGCTTTATCTAGAAGCGAAACGTGTTCCAGCAGTTTGGCAAACGTTGAACAGCCAAGGAGCGGAAGTGTTTCGTGCATATCGTTCCAAATCGACCACCCTAACGAGCTCAGCAGAGTGTCGGAAGCATTACCCTTGTTcgtcgatgcagcagcaacgtgatCAAGCCGCGGATGAAGAGGACTGGAGATGGCCGCGATATTTTTAA
- the LOC126576142 gene encoding conserved oligomeric Golgi complex subunit 5 — MTEELCDKIEKDEFYRNFLAEKPSPELQLMVAISDQIGKLSDGIEQLSTALQKQVREQYGALLSQAKHAGTLNASIESISSHIETLQFGAERLRRQITVPYEMLETQTKVLGRLHEASHVLRQCARFLQVHKELERTTDLAEQASIVNELEGLMEDVDLTKIEFLRSEIATVTKAKQRLLMVANRDLFEGILKNKHDQVDVCLRIVHNLKILPKCMNNVLETFSNYLRDAIKESFAGTDVAKLRKTGASSPAKERHESRQMKAPGKAPALTNSSNFRNKLWQALEWLFLDEIYGHCTQVAFLQKCLLDLPLGEDYTLAKEFDRQFWQNLEKLLMKSFKSAQSHVTQTLQQGLPKLLSLAKGLEAKVEGRFTFTDQVFSSLEAGYLEKCANNFKVALADVDFPNQEVIDGLIRVASTELNAAIVDPRLIDLVTGVLCASNKDLWNKIERNAKLGSETQQVVDNPNVSQSQNITLANIIFYHHEAVNRLVTNLGPKFAGIEASKRLKSSLIEGKTITLAILQPLIASIHSAVNVILLSMHREPGLNSTNISTAGPSLYMKELQDFLIRSWSTHILPFNDRSVIEEAGQTLAIRCIELFVQNMAIIRPISFAGRQRLKADCHHLEVALKPIVSDLSTLGKSFRLLRAIASLCTVTPQELVQQTTEAGGVVPPYIVLFLLFGYAGSDMASPHVTAGWSNEKLLQWLESHTSERDRLELITGALQKYRSVVRQKNITQYDPIFPIVTSYLDNVTNQ, encoded by the exons ATGACCGAGGAATTGTGtgataaaatcgaaaaagatg AGTTCTACAGAAACTTTCTGGCCGAAAAACCCAGCCCCGAACTGCAGCTGATGGTGGCGATCAGCGACCAGATCGGGAAACTCTCGGACGGGATCGAACAGTTGTCCACGGCGCTGCAGAAACAGGTGCGGGAGCAGTATGGAGCCTTGCTGTCGCAGGCCAAACACGCAGGAACGCTTAATGCTTCGATCGAGTCCATTTCGAGCCACATCGAAACGCTGCAGTTCGGGGCGGAGCGCCTTCGTCGGCAAATCACCGTTCCGTACGAGATGCTGGAGACCCAGACGAAGGTACTTGGTCGGTTGCACGAGGCCTCACACGTGCTGCGCCAGTGTGCTCGCTTCCTGCAGGTCCACAAGGAGCTGGAGCGGACAACGGACCTAGCGGAACAGGCAAGCATCGTGAACGAACTCGAAGGCCTGATGGAGGATGTCGATCTGACGAAGATCGAATTCCTACGCTCCGAGATCGCTACCGTTACGAAGGCTAAGCAGCGCCTGCTGATGGTCGCTAACCGCGATTTGTTCGAAGGAATcctgaaaaacaaacacgaccAGGTTGATGTGTGTCTGAGGATTGTCCACAATCTGAAGATACTGCCCAAATGTATGAACAACGTGCTGGAAACGTTCAGTAACTATCTGAGGGACGCAATCAAGGAATCGTTCGCCGGCACAGACGTGGCAAAGCTGCGCAAAACGGGAGCATCTTCTCCGGCGAAGGAACGGCACGAATCGAGGCAGATGAAGGCACCGGGCAAAGCACCGGCCTTGACTAACTCCTCCAACTTCCGCAACAAACTCTGGCAAGCGCTCGAGTGGCTCTTTCTCGATGAAATATATGGCCACTGTACGCAGGTGGCTTTTCTGCAAAAATGCCTCCTTGATCTTCCGCTCGGTGAGGACTACACCCTGGCCAAGGAGTTCGATCGGCAGTTTTGGCAGAATCTCGAGAAACTGTTGATGAAATCCTTCAAATCGGCCCAATCGCACGTGACGCAAACGCTACAGCAAGGACTGCCGAAGTTGCTTTCCCTGGCCAAGGGTCTGGAGGCAAAGGTTGAGGGACGATTCACGTTCACAGATCAAGTGTTTAGCTCGCTCGAGGCTGGGTATCTGGAGAAGTGTGCCAACAACTTCAAAGTGGCACTAGCCGACGTAGACTTTCCCAATCAGGAGGTAATTGATGGGCTGATTCGTGTCGCTTCTACCGAACTGAACGCTGCGATTGTGGATCCTCGCCTAATCGACCTGGTGACCGGTGTGCTCTGTGCTTCGAATAAGGATCTTTGGAACAAAATTGAACGGAATGCGAAACTGGGCTCTGAAACACAGCAAGTAGTAG ACAACCCTAATGTCTCACAGTCACAAAACATCACGCTGGCCAACATCATTTTCTATCACCACGAGGCGGTTAATCGACTGGTGACTAACCTGGGACCCAAGTTCGCTGGAATCGAAGCATCGAAGCGGCTAAAATCCAGCCTGATCGAAGGGAAAACGATTACGCTAGCCATTCTTCAACCATTGATAG CTTCTATCCATTCTGCGGTCAACGTGATTCTTCTTTCGATGCACCGTGAACCGGGTCTCAATTCAACGAACATTTCCACCGCCGGCCCATCACTGTACATGAAGGAGCTGCAGGATTTTCTGATTCGTTCCTGGAGCACGCACATCCTGCCGTTCAATGATCGGTCGGTGATCGAGGAAGCCGGGCAAACGCTTGCCATCCGGTGCATTGAATTGTTCGTGCAGAACATGGCCATCATTCGTCCGATTTCGTTCGCTGGCAGGCAACGTCTGAAGGCTGATTGTCACCATCTGGAGGTTGCCTTGAAACCGATCGTTTCCGATTTGTCTACGTTGGGTAAAAGCTTCCGGTTGCTCCGAGCGATCGCTTCACTGTGCACCGTTACACCTCAGGAACTGGTGCAGCAAACCACTGAAGCGGGCGGTGTCGTACCACCGTACATTGtgctgttcctgttgttcGGCTACGCCGGTAGCGATATGGCCAGTCCTCATGTAACGGCCGGTTGGAGcaacgagaagctgctgcagTGGCTTGAAAGCCACACATCGGAACGCGATCGGCTGGAGTTGATCACCGGGGCTCTGCAGAAGTATCGAAGCGTTGTGCGACAGAAAAACATTACGCAGTACGATCCCATATTCCCGATCGTGACGAGTTATTTGGACAATGTGACCAACCAGTAA
- the LOC126576744 gene encoding uncharacterized protein LOC126576744 translates to MKSLTLVIVAGLCLSVGLVQGDKDDHTAIAARSDHYYDEMWFRFWTFPVTMAIKAKVIAWLLFITYFSTIVQAYVYQRSEPQFPEIYSVPAQYSIG, encoded by the exons ATGAAATCACTAACGTTGGTGATAGTGGCTGGACTTTGCTTATCGGTGGGCCTAGTGCAGGGTGACAAAGATGATCACACAGCGATTGCAGCACGATCAGATCACTACTACGACGAAATGT GGTTCCGATTTTGGACTTTTCCGGTAACGATGGCCATCAAGGCGAAGGTGATCGCCTGGCTACTGTTCATCACCTACTTTAGCACTATCGTCCAGGCCTACGTTTATCAGCGCAGTGAACCACAGTTTCCAGAGATTTACTCTGTTCCGGCCCAGTATAGCATAGGGTAA
- the LOC126576143 gene encoding cyclin-dependent kinase 10, whose amino-acid sequence MKMGSDYTDYRDPSRQVQRKGELLNFRTMKFFEIPSKDVFGRCRYVSSFQKCNRVGEGTYGIVFRARDTVSDEIVALKKVRIDQDIFKDGFPISGIREIQILKKCKHENVVQLKEVVVGNSLESIFLVMEYCEQDLASLLDNMDTPFTESQVKCILIQLLKGLKYLHSNYIIHRDLKVSNLLLTDKGCLKIADFGLARYLGELDKPMTPGLVTLWYRPPELLFGAKQQTTAVDMWATGCIMGELLTHKPLLPGASELSQIELIINLLGTPSESIWPDFSKLPMAQHFTLKMQPYNNLKTKFPLLSSAGLRLMNFLFMYNPSNRAAAEECLLSTYFKEAPLPCDPKLMPTFPHHRDMKSSSGKNAESAKRSITTTGGAANSKAPFEAGHLPTISDLLGSLIKKRRVD is encoded by the exons ATGAAAATGGGTTCAG ATTACACAGATTATCGCGATCCAAGCCGGCAGGTGCAACGGAAGGGGGAACTGCTCAATTTCCGAACGATGAAGTTCTTCGAGATTCCCTCCAAGGATGTC tTTGGAAGATGCAGATACGTGTCGTCGTTCCAGAAATGCAACCGAGTGGGAGAGGGCACTTACGGAATCGTGT TTCGCGCTCGTGATACCGTTTCGGATGAGATAGTCGCACTGAAGAAGGTGCGCATCGATCAGGACATCTTCAAGGATGGGTTCCCCATCAGCGGGATACGGGAGATTCAAATTCTCAAAAAGTGCAAACACGAAAACGTGGTCCAGCTGAAGGAGGTCGTGGTCGGCAACAGCCTGGAGAGTATCTTCCTGGTGATGGAGTATTGTGAACAGGATCTTGCCTCGCTGCTGGACAACATGGACACACCATTCACAGAGTCGCAGGTGAAGTGCATTCTGATACAGCTCCTGAAGGGACTCAAGTATCTGCACTCGAACTACATCATTCACCGCGATCTGAAGGTGTCGAATCTGCTGCTAACCGATAAGGGTTGCTTGAAGATTGCCGATTTCGGGCTAGCACGCTATTTGGGCGAACTAGATAAGCCGATGACCCCTGGGTTAGTGACGCTGTGGTATCGTCCGCCGGAGCTGCTGTTTGGCGCCAAACAACAGACGACGGCCGTCGACATGTGGGCCACGGGCTGCATCATGGGAGAGCTGCTTACGCACAAACCGCTCCTACCCGGAGCGAGTGAACTCTCGCAGATAGAACTCATCATCAACCTGCTCGGCACACCGTCGGAATCAATCTGGCCCGATTTCTCCAAACTTCCGATGGCGCAACACTTTACACTCAAAATGCAACCGTACAATAATCTGAAAACCAAGTTCCCGCTGCTTTCGTCGGCCGGATTGCGGTTGATGAACTTCCTGTTCATGTACAACCCGAGCAATCGTGCGGCCGCCGAAGAATGTCTCCTGAGTACCTACTTCAAGGAAGCGCCGCTGC CATGCGATCCAAAGTTGATGCCAACGTTCCCCCATCATCGGGACATGAAAAGTTCGTCCGGGAAGAACGCGGAATCGGCGAAACGCTCCATCACAACGACCGGCGGAGCGGCAAACAGTAAAGCACCTTTCGAAGCAGGCCACCTTCCGACGATTTCGGATTTATTAGGGTCTCTGATTAAAAAGCGACGTGTAGATTAA
- the LOC126576742 gene encoding uncharacterized protein LOC126576742 has protein sequence MAAVVKNLLFVLALASVVAAQELVEANAGRVEEGRRRKKFYKFFFKSLGPILSTIATVVLVKAKIVLVALFFAGIYFFGHKIFPGGFFGSSVYSETPPPFIDADSYPGYHTTGYSAASSYPSGYSTISDHPGPEPFATYGPPGTHRRRRDASNQELDNKNHAEDDYMGEDEIYWTDTLTDMTFRFLGVNQRVCRKRFVCEFDFQARRNPILLFMTRAIGRDIFHNYRDASDERANSYKDCGRIYEECKVPKRRKYARRPYPPGRLPVDASQPTAETASYDTQENEIDPSAAESTTILPTISPLRGKLVLQPKRVNRFHRN, from the exons ATGGCTGCTGTGGTTAAGAATCTATTGTTCGTGTTGGCGCTAGCTTCCGTGGTCGCAGCACAAGAGTTGGTCGAAGCAAATGCGGGAAGGGTGGAGGAAGGACGGCGAAGAAAGAAGTTTTAcaaatttttcttcaaatcgc tTGGTCCCATCTTATCAACGATagcgacggtggtgctggtgaaagcAAAAATTGTCTtggtggcccttttttttgctggaattTACTTCTTTGGGCACAAAATATTTCCGGGTGGCTTTTTCGGTTCATCGGTCTATAGTGAAACTCCGCCACCGTTTATCGACGCCGACAGTTACCCGGGTTACCATACCACGGGATACAGTGCGGCTTCCAGTTATCCTAGTGGCTACAGTACCATTTCCGACCATCCGGGGCCAGAACCATTTGCCACCTATGGCCCTCCCGGAACGCATCGCAGACGTCGTGATGCTAGCAATCAAGAGCTCGACAACAAAAACCATGCCGAGGACGATTACATGGGCGAGGATGA AATATACTGGACGGACACACTAACGGATATGACGTTCCGCTTTCTTGGCGTCAACCAGCGCGTTTGCCGGAAGCGGTTCGTCTGCGAGTTTGATTTCCAGGCCAGGAGAAACCcgattttactttttatgACTCGCGCCATTGG ACGAGACATTTTCCACAATTACCGCGACGCCAGCGATGAGAGGGCGAACAGCTACAAAGATTGCGGACGCATCTATGAGGAATGCAAGGTACCGAAACGAAGAAAGTACGCTCGCCGTCCTTACCCACCTGGCCGGCTACCGGTGGATGCTTCACAGCCTACAGCAGAGACGGCTAGTTACGATACCCAGGAGAATGAAATCGATCCTTCGGCTGCGGAAAGCACTACTATCCTTCCGACCATTAGCCCGTTGAGGGGTAAATTGGTTCTGCAACCAAAGAGAGTAAACCGATTTCACCGCAACTAG